The genomic interval tgcaagttgtactcccgaaATTTTATCTAGGGTCCTGCGTCAACGCTGGGTAAACaattgatccgtcgttgatcggccatcTCAAAACCAGCTTAGTATTCGTCGGCAGAAGGCAGCTCATACGGTCTTAacctgttgaacagaattccagataaggtttttgtacgccgaattaaggtGTGTTATCCCCTCCAGATGCTCTTTCTTGTACAAACGGCAAATTAGACTATTCAACCTACTAGGGTGCAGAGCTAGTTGGGCacttcatgattcactttggcatggggggtttttctcggccgcattgtctgaaactttgtaaTAAGAATCGTTTTagtacgacgcacattgtggctaaatttgagctctgtagctttcaaaaaaacctcactgccgaagtgaatcaaaagtgccaagaataggatccagccccctagtaggcatttgttcttcctcccatatcttcGAAATAATACGGTGACGAAGTTCATGCAGCTGatcacttccgtgtttgagaagtttgGCCGGGATCTCGGCCTTCCCATCAGCTGTGTTGTCCTTTTTATCTCATttagcgttggaggttccacagcctgtccatcgtcattctgctaccagatccacttctCTGTTCTCTGTTCAACAAtgactctttccacctggcggctACTATTGTTTTATCCGTCAGTAAGTTTCCTTCGCGGTTGTTGCACGTGGCGTGAGACGGTGCTATTTTCCTCCATCACCTAACAGTTAacgcgctactgtgctcaccgctcTGTGACTCTACTACTCTACGTCTCTACTTTCCATAAGTCATACAGAAAATTGTATTAGCCACATGGTTCCGGAGCTATTCCGGGGTGCAGTGGGATAGGTTTCCCGAATGATGATCCACTAGTAAAATGCTTCAGAAACCTGGACTTCAACATGTGattcttcatgatttatcaaaaagagGTCACTTTAAACCAATTAGGAACTTTTTGGCCAATTTTGACTGTATTTCGGTAGTCTTCCGGACACTTGGCTCCCCTGGGAAAGTGGCCATTTACGGACTGGTGCGTTGTTTGCGGCGTATCAATATTCAAGATTTTACGAATCAAGTATGATGAAGACTATATCAAATGATTTTGGCCACATTGGCTACGTTCCGGAAGTCTTCCGGGCACCTGGTTCCCTCAGAAAGTGACCATATATGGACCAGTTATGAAGCAAGGCTTGCGAAATATCAATCTTCAAGTTGTTACGAATGAATATGTTTGAGACTATTTTAATCCTTTTCGGTCACATTGACTACATTTCGGAAATCTTCCGGACACTTGGTTCTCACAGGAAAGTAGGAATATATGGACCAATTATAAAGCAAGGcttgcgacacatcaatctgcaagattatatgaataaatatgttggtcttatcagcgtcttttacatggtacacttagtacggaagtgaagtttaccagacggcaagatcttgtggagtccgtagtaagcacgacttccggcaatgatacgtcttcgaatttctctgctgcagttctTATCCGACAttaccaatgatccgaggtagacaaattcgtccaccacctcgaattCATCTttgtcgatcatcacgcgtctgccaatgcgagctctatcgtgctcggttcctccagcctgcaagatatttcgtcttcgacgtatttaccttcaatccaacccggtctggttcacgtttcagcctggtatactatTCAGATACCACCTGGAActttcttccgacaatgtccacgtcgtcagcaaaacagATGTACTGGCAGGTCGATTTTTGAAGATCGTGATCCGCAATTTGAAGCTcacccgtttcataacaccttctagcgcaatattgaactgGAAACAGGAAAGACCATTGatttgtcgaagtcctttgcatGTTCCAAACGGGTTCGATAACGCACCcaatatcttcacacagcactgtacactatccatcgttgccttgatcagtctagtcagtttcccggaaaaaccattctcgtccataatcttccatagctcttcgcgatCGATGGTATCATAGTCCGCTTTgcaatcgatgaataggtggtgcgtaagGACTTGATATtcacgacacttttggaggagctgtttgatagcatccttaacttcacctattgtgggagttggcacgtctccctcatccgccgtgctgatgAAGCCATTTCTCCTGCTGCTTtagtcttcctcctctgcgccattcaggtgttcaacgtagtgcttccatctttcaatcaTCTCACGTTCGTCCGTAAAGATAGCTTCATcattatcccggcacatttcggctaacggtacaaagcctttgcgggatgcattgagtttcttgtaaaacttacgtgtttcttgaaaaCGATActgctgctccatctcttcgcactccaactcttccaggcgacgCTTTTTATCCCAGATGCTTCaacactactccagcagtcctcaagaggggcttcagtGAGCTCTTTTTTCAACGCTGCTTCAAGACAAGCAACTTcaggtagcttgagtcgttccagattgcaccgtggtgggcgtcggtaccgaatgttgttcacaatgGAAAGTCTTTGGTGCACTTTAACCaccacaaggtagtggtccgaatcgatgtttgcgccgtgataggttctgacgtctataatgtccgagaagtgtctttcatcaatcagaacgtggtcgatttgcgattctgctggggtgatctccaggtgtaccgataagGGAGACTGTGccggaagtaggtactacgtatggccatgctCTTGGAGGCGGCgtaatcaatcagtctaaggccgttttcgttcataAGCTGGGTGATCGCTGAACTTCTCGATAATAACGAATTTGACATCAATGGCTTGAGGAGCTGCCGTATTCACGTTCCACCTGCACGTAGAAAGCGTCCTCATCGTCATCGttacttgctaggtgagggctgtgcacgttgattatccTCAATTttcacattctgttgtcgattggccaccacccagtCACGCGCCTCtacatttcgcccatcacgataaaagctgtgcccagctcatgtatGTTGCCGCAGCtatggtagatggtataaccatccctatacgtatgtaccgtcgtcGACCTTTTCCAGCAAACTTCCTGCAGCGCTatgatgtcgaacttgcggacccttcATGAGGCAGTTGAGTGGGGGAGTCTCTCAGACGCTCCCGATTGGCTGACCGATACATACACAAGTATGCCCCGTTGAAATAGAGAGATTTACAATTCAATGtggcaatgtttaccaacacggagaaagttctcgaacaTTGCAGTGCAAAGCCTAGAAAATCGCTTAGCACGCGGCGAGCGATCAATGTCATATTATGTtgaagtggtgataaactgtttTTTGCGGAGTAGAATTGTTGCAACAATAATAGGAGAGGACAATGTCTTTGATGCTGTGCTTAAAACTTTGGAAAGATAAGAAAGTCGGATGTTCTGTTATCTGGGACCATATATTGCATAAGCAAATATTCAAACGTTGAAGGCTTGGTCACGCAAAGATTTCCTGGAAATTCAAACCGCAATCGCAAAAGTAAATAAGAAACAGCACCGAAATTTAAAGCCAGGTCAGGGAAATAGCGCACAAATTAGGAAATGAATTTAGAAGCTTTAACTTTATTCGTTTTGCAGTTGGCACCTGTTCACACTAAGCGAtgttgttttatcaattcttagTATAGAAAAACCCAAAGTAAATGAATGTGGTAGACAATTTTTGGAACGGACCCCTCGAAATGCATACTTAAACTCAGACGGTTTATTTCTTGTGTGTTAATAATTCATCCTATAGGGTATACCCTTCATTTATTAAATGATCCGTACATACTAAATTTATGTTCTAATTTCTATTTTGGATTATTTGAATTTCGAATACAGTCTACATTTAGACAGATGATTCTATATTACTATACTATATTTTAATCCCAGAGTCCGGAAGAAGTTCACCCGTATAATTTCGCATCATTTAGAAGATAAAAGCCCTTTATCTGTGTTCAAATAGATAACATTTTTCGTACTTGTCCTTGACCTTGGACATAACAAACTAAAAACAAACTCcatcaaaattataaaacatCCACACCTCACTAAATTCATTCCAGTGTCTACCTAGTAGCAGCTATGAGATCACTACTTCCGTTTGTGTTAGCATCCGTTCTCGTACTCCAGGTTCGTTCCGCCAAACAGGAACTTCCAGGAACTCTTATATCTGCATTGGATACCGGTATTTCAACGGCCGCTTCTCGTACTACATGCGATGGAGAGAACTTCTACAGCACTTGCAGCGACTGCAACACTATTCTGGGCTGTATTGGTCCCATTTCGGACGCCAGAGATTGCACAACAATTGCCCCTGGTAAGCCGTACTGCGTGAATGGAGCTTGTTCCGCTGTTCGTTCAAGCAATGGTGACTGCTCGACATCATCGTTCACGTGTACCAATGCTGGGTATTTCCCAGGTAAGTATCCTGTAGTTCAATTGTGTAAAATCTAACGAAACCTTTTCGATCAGATCCTTTCAACTGCGTCATTTACCATTACTGCGACAAGGCGCTCGAACCTTCCACCATCTACCAGTGTCCTCCAAGGTACGTTTTATAATCCGGCAACGCACATGTGCCGTCAGGCTTCCAAGAATACGGACTGCGTCACGGTGGATTGCGACGTGGATGAACTCTTTGTGCCGTACGGAAACAGCAAAACCTACTACGCGTACTGTCAGTATGATGGAATGGAGGTGTCCAACATTTACATGTTCAAATGCGTGGACTATGCGAAGTTCGAAGGAACCGGGTGCGTGTTCGTTTGCCCAAGGGAAGGCAATTTCACCCATCCGGATCCGCGGAAGTACTACCAGTGCTATTACTCAAGATCCAAGCTTGTTGCCAGCGAGAAACAGTGCAGCAGAGGGAAGTATTTCGATAACGCGTTGAAGTTGTGTGCTGTTCCGTCAACGACTTAGGGAGTTATTTGATACAGATGATGGCCATGGAAAGCACATGGAATGAACCTTAATTCAAGCGGAATGAGAAATGTTGGCAGTATCACGATggataggccaggagaagtgaaTGAACTTCTCATTCATTTActtgtcaattttcatacaaaacctactttttctctgctataaattcactctaggttaATCATTTGTCCTGGCCTATTGTGGCAAAACAATAGTCAGAAGTGCTCAATCCAGTAGCTTTGCAATATCTTCGACAGACTAGCAACGTTGTTAGAGGCTTTTTGCCAGGTGTGTTTTCAATATTCAAGGGCCGAACAACAAAGTGGTAAGAGAGAGCCGAAGAAGCTTCTTCCTTAGAATAAGTTTTgagaaataaaaaacaatattcaaacGTAGATAGCACATGAAGCTTGTTCATAACCTGTAGCTTAATAAAGCACATTTCTGTTAATAAACTACACTACACCACGCTTACATTAcattacggattccggtgaaatctcaacagttgAATTGTTCGGTAATGTAAATCAGGgggtttgttttgatatatcttaTCTCTTTGCTTCGAGATGAATCCGTCCCAAGCTGAatgtctcgttaataaagaaaatacTAATAATAACTTATGCTTTAAAATGTGCTTTTAATTATACCAAACCAAACCATACTCTAAACTTTCTTAAGTACAAATTAGGGGAACGGAATAATCGAcagcgttgaaaatttgatctatTGGTAACTCCATGGTTGCGATCAATCGATAGAATTTTCATTTAAGACACCTGATTTGTTCTCTTTATGTGTGTTCTTGAATATCTGAAGGTGGTTTTAGTTCATGCTTATGATTTTTCCGACGTAATGGCGGATAACAAATCACATTTTGAATAGTCTTATACACATggtatcaaaaattaaaaaaaaatcaacaaaaaatctgtgtaattacagataaatctgtgtatcaAATCCATatcattattaaatttttatgtgctttggatattttttacgAAAACGTTCAAAATTTGGGCTAAGATTTGTAATTGAAAAGTTGAAAGTATatgcattttgtatgggagtgTAGTAGTTCTAGCTGTGAAAttgggagaatattttgaaacttccAGGGTGCGAAAGTTACGTCGGGATATTTATTTGTCCTCGTCGAAAAAAAACAGTGGAACtcgcaacttcaataataatCGAAATTTTGATGCTGTGATACAAAATTAtcaatatttcatcagttttatcaaaattataaatacATCCGTTAATGCTGAACTTGTGGTTAATCCATTCAAACACATTAATAAAAGCttgaaaaagaaatatttcgcTAAAGAACCTCGCTCAGTTCGTCCAACTGCAATCAAAGTTCTTAAATTTTCTAACTAAAGCAATTCTGCAGTTTTCATCATAGTATTTGACTGAAATCAAATATAGTTTCATTAACAGTATTGATCAGACTAAAGTTCGCTTAGATCAAGGCTTCAAGTGCTCTGATTGACCTAAAATGTTCATCGTCACTTGAAAATAACTTCAGATTCGCTAATCTGGAAATTCAGAACTATTCACAATCAAACTTTTAATGTATCGCAAACCTAAAATTTGTCTAGTTTCTAGTTCCCAAAATTATTTCTTTGCATCAAGACAGCCGAATACTTATGCTTGATGTAACTCTGGTAAAATTTCTTCTAATTTCGTAATGTGATATTTAACGTCTAACAATGCCTTATTTAGGTCCACGGGATCGATGCAGAGTCTCAGTTTGTTATCAAACGGCTTTTTCATCTCAGCTCGCAATTTTCGAGGAACTCGTCTTGGAGTTTGCTGTTTCGGTGGAATTGATCTATCGATTTCTAAGCTTACTTCTCCTTCTACACGACCTAAACTTTCAAATACGTCCGGAAATTCAGCGATTATTTGCTCTGCACCGCTCTTATTCGAGAATATCGTAAAGATAGCTTCCTTGTTAACAGTGATGAATCCGAATTTCAAACATGTTTGTAACGCTAATAACGGAAGATACTCCTTGTATTTACCTCATACAACAtcaaaggggcccagatagccgtagcggtaaacgcgcagctattcagcaagaccaagctgagggtcgtgggttcgaatcccaccggtcgaggatcttttcgggttggaaattttctcgacttcccagggcataaagtatcatcgtacctgccacacgatatacgcatgcaaaaatggtcattagcatagtatgctctcagttaacaactgtggaagtgctcataagaacactaagctgagcagcaggctctgtcccagtggggacgtaacgccagaaagaagaagaagaacttcgaACACCATCGTTGACTCTTGACCATCTTGAATTAAAAATCATGTTATgttaaaaaatcaatgttttaagtgataATTGTACTTTTGGCAAGTATTGGTGTGAAGTGCGGCCACTGTGCGTCGGTCTctaaaggaattttggaatacatATATCCTGATCTAGAACACATATTCTAAAAGTAGAAGATTTTTTAAGTACTTGAAAACAAATAGAGCAAAagtatcgaaaaacaaaaaaaaatttttttggggtTGCAAAATGATGCTACTAAATAGTAGAGGGGCtaactgaaagctttttttgtAAAAGTTGCCATGTTTACATTTAAGTATGCTAAGGAAGGCTTTAAATGTATGTACAGGATCATTTCCAACTGGTATTTTTTCGCTTAGTTCGGTTTTTCCAACgtgtttttttcagaatttctataAGACATTTCAAGAATGTACAAAGATACCCTTTGAATTAgcttaaaaaataatgtaatttatTTTTCTGATTACGAAGAGCGAGCTATTCAAAGCACTCAAGTCTTGTCTGATGCCGGACAAATTCCTCAGATCTTCGGCCTTAACCGCAAAGGAGGATCCCTTCTCGGCACGGTCATTCCGGTCACGTCCTGGGTCGTGCCGATTTCGTCAAGGAAGGAAGACGCTTGTTCACCGGATCTGCACCGGCTACGCCTGCTGAATGCAGCCAATCCGTCATTCCACCAACCCCGAGCAGCCTCGCTGCGAGTTTCTGGCCACACGGTAGTGCAGGAGCAGCCGTGTGGGCCTACGCGATGGAGGAGATGTCACCAAGCTGCAGCTGTGAGTACGATGAATTTTCCATGTCTCGCTAACACGCCACAAAAGAACTTCAAACCCTCACCCATACACCACACAGGGTccaataaatgtttaaaaatgtgaACATTCTTGGTTTTCATACGTTGTTCGCGAAGCCCCTCCGATTACCCAGTAATATGCCGACCCTGCGACACATTTCAGGGATCTCATTTTACTGAGCTAGTTTCCCGGGAGTGATTAGAAGCCACTGTAGCTCTTCAGGAGTTCCCAAGGGAGTCTCGGGGGAGTTATAAAACTATTTTCACTGTATTTTGATTTCCTATcgtaattaattaaatttcagTTCCGATAAGAAAAACAGCTTTTGTAATTTTGACGATGACAAACATGATTTATTATTGAACGTTAATATCACCTGTAAACAATTGTTAGGAAACTAAGCTTGTTAAAAGTAACTCtgattaatatttaaataacaaCCTTGAAAGGTTCAGTGACATTCGGGGATAGTGCATGAATACATCATGCAAAATTTGGCAATTTTCAATCCTATCCCCACGTCACgccttttgtatggagacttgGAAATTTGTATAAGGATCGCCTCGTTCTCTTGAACCTTCTCGCCCTAAGACCgtacgtaattaatgaacaaCCCCTTATGATAAGACAAATTCTGCAATCTTATATGCCAAATTTCGCTACCGTTGTTGACGAAGTGACGTCAAGTGCTCTTGGCTACTTGCCAAAAAATCTCCGTTATCTACCATATCATTTGTTTGGGCGTCATCTCGTTTTTATTGGACTTGAACTTGAACCTCATGCCTGTTGGTGTAGCAATTCATATAAAATCTGCCATCAGTTTGCTCGGTTCCTCAGTTACTTGTAAAAATGGCTCACAAAGTGTTCCTACTTGTCTGTGCACTGATCCAGCTCTCAACTGCCGCGGTTGAAGTACCCGGCAAGCTGGTTAAAAGTTCATCGGATGGACCTTTTGTAGCATTTGCAGCAGCTACGGAACCAACCTGCGATGGAGTCAGCGTTTATACCACATGTAAGGACTGTAATAACGTGCTAGTTTGCTTGGGTTCAACACAAAGCACGAAGAACTGCACTGCGGCGACTCCATCCACTCCTTTCTGCGTCAACGGTGCATGTTCTGCGACATATGACAGCGTTGCAGGATGTACTCCTTCTGGAGTAGCTTGTACCGGAGTTGGATTCTACCCAGACGCAAAAAATTGTCAGATCTACCACTACTGCGAAGGTGTTGATGAGGAATCTTCTGTGTACGAGTGCCCGCCAAACTATGTGTACAATGCGGAAACCACTCTGTGTAAGCAGAAGATCTACGCCACGGATTGCGTAACGGTGAAATGTGATGAGAACAAAATTTTCGTCAGCTATGGCACTAGCAAGAAATATTACGCCTTCTGTCAGTTCGAAAACAATGTTGCCACGAGCATTCAGTTGCTCAAGTGTCCGGATAACTGCAACTTTGATGGAAACAGCTGCGTGTTCAAATGTCCAGGAACCGGTAACTACGCGCATGCGGATCCAGTCAAGTACTACCAGTGCTACTACTCCGGAGCGGTGCTAACATTCATGACACAGAGTTGCCCCACTGGAAAGAACTACGACAAGGACTTGCGAGTGTGTGTCACACCAAAAACGACAGCTGCTGCACCAACGATCATTGAATAAATGTGTTGTGATAAAATTTCGATTATGTATTAAACATGAATTCAATAACCCATGTTACAAAATATCTCTTTAATTCTCCCTGCGTGCTTTGTGCTAACATGCTCTATACTAGTCGTATAACAACCTAACTAGGCCAAAAAGGTGAATTGATGAACTAGTGGTTACTTGAGAATAAATGTTTACTCTTCTTGATAGATAATGTCTATTTATATCGTTTATTTGTCATTTATTAACTTTTTCTACATCGCATCGTTTGGGCTCTGTTGCACCCACATTAGGTTTTCATTTCTATCTTTTCACCTATCATCGCTTCCCGCCTTCACTAGCTTTCTTAATTACTGCTATCTTTCATCCGGTTGGGAGTCGAGGACGGTCCAACGATTGCGGATAGAGCATGGTTTTACGGTTTGCTTGTACCCTAACGAACTTGATTACCACTTAATCGTCACTTCACTAGTCTCCGGCGACGAGCCAAGCCTAATCGAGAGAGACGGAAGGTTCTCCGATGAAGGAAGGTCTCTTAAAACCAAATCTTCTTCTAATACCTCAATCTTTTTCCACGAGCTGACCTATAGGGAACCGATGTTGGTCCGGTGATTCCAGATTAAAACTGAAGTTCAGCTCGACGACCTACAATTATTGTTGCGTTGCGTATTACTGAACTACTAACCGACGGTGGATCTGGTTGATTTCGATTCAGAGTTCCCCGACTATGGAAGTTCTCCCGAGGATCCgaagtagacgaactcatcaactaCTCGGTTCCTCCTATTAGCATTATCCATAAATCCGACTTTTATCGCTTCACGAAAGCTGTATTCGTTGTATTTTTTCGAAACGCATTGCGGCCGTTGATATCATATGCCAATTCAAAATCGATGAACATGTCATGCGTTGGGATTCGGTATTTACggcatttctgaagaatttgccgtacagtgaagattttgTACGTCGTCGAgcccgttgatgaaaccagttTGATAGCTACTCACAAATATATTTGCTACTGGTAATAAACGATCAAAGATAATATGGTCGGCAtttagtcagagtggaccaagtgcaaaacttgggaaaatggGATTATTCTaccattagatgcgaaattactttaactccatttcactttgatcagatttgatgaatgctgtaaacggcgagagatatgtaacaaatttactttggatgattgataaaaatcgataaaagtatgcagtcagagtggaccaagtgcttattaccataatagCGAAAATGATCGGCGCGCTGAGGAATACTAAGAAATTAAAGAcatttcaagtgatatgtcagatttttcgacataaaataattcttcttctcaatcatcaatcaatagaaatttattaatattacttaattcgatgcatttgatttttaatttttgaacataTACCaaatttggatgggtggtcagaaatacCAACAATTTCTGTTCAGACAAAGCAGACCAAGTGtaaaaaagcaataaactgatcgatta from Aedes aegypti strain LVP_AGWG unplaced genomic scaffold, AaegL5.0 Primary Assembly AGWG_AaegL5_hic_scaff_379_PBJ_arrow, whole genome shotgun sequence carries:
- the LOC110681083 gene encoding uncharacterized protein LOC110681083, whose product is MRSLLPFVLASVLVLQVRSAKQELPGTLISALDTGISTAASRTTCDGENFYSTCSDCNTILGCIGPISDARDCTTIAPGKPYCVNGACSAVRSSNGDCSTSSFTCTNAGYFPDPFNCVIYHYCDKALEPSTIYQCPPRYVL
- the LOC5576621 gene encoding uncharacterized protein LOC5576621, which translates into the protein MAHKVFLLVCALIQLSTAAVEVPGKLVKSSSDGPFVAFAAATEPTCDGVSVYTTCKDCNNVLVCLGSTQSTKNCTAATPSTPFCVNGACSATYDSVAGCTPSGVACTGVGFYPDAKNCQIYHYCEGVDEESSVYECPPNYVYNAETTLCKQKIYATDCVTVKCDENKIFVSYGTSKKYYAFCQFENNVATSIQLLKCPDNCNFDGNSCVFKCPGTGNYAHADPVKYYQCYYSGAVLTFMTQSCPTGKNYDKDLRVCVTPKTTAAAPTIIE